The proteins below are encoded in one region of Metallibacterium scheffleri:
- a CDS encoding L,D-transpeptidase family protein, whose protein sequence is MTLRQDPGPDGALGLVAFRFANTHEVYLHDTPHKALFAQTRRAFSSGCVRVENAMELAQLLLGDPVRWNAESLQTAASYDVTRDVPLNPSVPLRMIYWTVAVAPDGRVGLVPDVYRQDPALRAALGDALAQQQQAFALAD, encoded by the coding sequence CTGACCCTGCGTCAGGATCCGGGCCCCGACGGTGCACTGGGCCTGGTCGCATTCCGCTTCGCCAACACCCACGAGGTGTATTTGCACGACACGCCGCACAAGGCCTTGTTCGCACAGACCCGACGCGCCTTCAGCTCGGGCTGCGTGCGCGTGGAAAACGCGATGGAACTGGCGCAACTGCTGCTCGGCGATCCCGTGCGCTGGAATGCGGAAAGCCTGCAGACCGCGGCCAGCTATGACGTGACCCGCGACGTGCCGCTGAACCCATCCGTGCCACTGCGCATGATTTACTGGACCGTTGCTGTAGCGCCCGATGGCCGGGTCGGTCTGGTACCCGACGTGTATCGCCAGGATCCCGCGCTGCGCGCGGCTCTGGGTGATGCGCTGGCGCAGCAACAACAGGCCTTCGCGCTGGCCGACTGA